A single genomic interval of Leptospira montravelensis harbors:
- a CDS encoding CPBP family intramembrane glutamic endopeptidase: MQNRFFEIFRLTAYSLGLVYICSFFYSVIFLAFVNNSVLSDRIPEEQLLPLYEEYWEGKMDFATMLSEYEKIVTPIKEQFQKEITSNPSLLLSQFYDKVFSEKPHYLLGHSIPWFLCYVGLGYLLYKKVLQIPVTNLQDELSIPILLRGMANGFICFIVVVIFGLLLERLSVPVESGVFAKKLYESLHGNGYLLAWGIYVVGIITGILEEIFFRGFLLKAFIDKNLAQEGLFIVSLIFGWLHYGEGTSIAIPFIICGVGMFFGYIYIKTGNIWIAMACHATYNSLGLINAYLQLPGVQS, from the coding sequence ATGCAGAATCGTTTTTTTGAAATTTTTCGACTAACCGCCTATTCCCTTGGTCTTGTTTATATATGTTCTTTCTTCTATTCCGTTATTTTCTTAGCTTTTGTTAACAATTCGGTCCTGAGTGACCGGATCCCCGAAGAACAGTTACTTCCCCTCTACGAAGAATATTGGGAAGGTAAAATGGACTTTGCCACTATGCTTTCCGAATACGAAAAAATTGTGACACCCATCAAAGAACAATTTCAAAAGGAAATCACTTCCAATCCCAGTTTGTTATTATCTCAGTTTTACGATAAAGTGTTTTCTGAAAAACCTCATTACCTGCTTGGCCATTCCATACCGTGGTTTTTATGTTATGTGGGACTCGGTTATTTACTTTATAAAAAAGTACTACAAATACCTGTAACAAACCTCCAAGATGAACTTTCCATCCCAATTTTACTGCGGGGTATGGCAAATGGATTTATCTGTTTTATCGTTGTAGTTATCTTTGGGTTGTTATTGGAAAGGTTATCAGTTCCTGTGGAATCAGGTGTGTTTGCAAAGAAACTTTATGAATCCCTTCATGGAAATGGGTATTTATTGGCTTGGGGAATCTACGTTGTAGGTATCATTACTGGAATTCTTGAAGAAATCTTTTTTAGAGGTTTTTTACTAAAAGCATTTATTGATAAGAACCTTGCCCAAGAAGGTTTATTCATAGTTTCTCTAATTTTTGGTTGGCTTCATTATGGAGAAGGAACCTCAATCGCCATCCCTTTTATCATCTGCGGAGTGGGTATGTTCTTTGGATATATCTATATTAAAACAGGTAATATATGGATAGCGATGGCCTGTCATGCCACATATAATTCGTTAGGTTTAATTAATGCTTACCTTCAACTTCCTGGAGTCCAATCATGA
- a CDS encoding DUF423 domain-containing protein, with the protein MNLVKKQSSAFLILLICLSGFLAVAIGAFGAHGLKKIITPDLMVIFETGNRYHFYHTFVSLFAFLLLQHSIESESTNKSKTYLKIANWSFLLGILIFSFSLYALAITGIKILGAITPIGGVSFLIGWICLGIGSFYLFVPKK; encoded by the coding sequence ATGAATCTTGTCAAGAAGCAATCCTCTGCGTTTTTAATCCTACTCATTTGCCTTTCTGGGTTTTTAGCTGTTGCCATCGGAGCTTTTGGTGCGCATGGTCTTAAAAAAATAATTACACCAGATCTAATGGTGATTTTTGAAACAGGAAACCGATATCATTTTTATCACACTTTTGTGTCACTCTTCGCATTTCTACTGTTACAGCATTCAATAGAATCAGAATCTACAAATAAAAGTAAAACTTATTTGAAGATTGCGAATTGGTCATTTCTTTTAGGAATCCTTATTTTCTCCTTTAGTTTATACGCACTGGCAATCACTGGGATTAAAATTTTAGGAGCAATCACTCCCATTGGAGGAGTGAGTTTTCTGATTGGTTGGATTTGTTTAGGAATTGGATCTTTTTATCTTTTTGTTCCAAAAAAATAA
- a CDS encoding carboxypeptidase M32: MALPQALENYRKQYRKIKLFQDIASVLHWDSEVMMPEEGREYRSSQIAAVAELTHDWMTDKSFLKQIEDAKKSIGELPEQDRLVWNRELEVLMEEKEKADKLPSEFVSEYAKVTNLAHAEWASAKKDKNFQSFANRLEELVQLSKKQADYFGYTTEPYDALLDSYEKGAKAAQIQILFSDLKKSLVPIVANAPKFKNPFPGPVSIDKQTKFCNRLPSLLGLTTKESRLDTSNHPFSTSLGKGDKRITTRYSEQDPLSSIFGVLHETGHSLYESGLSAMPDWPTPLTEFLSLGIHESQSRLWENQVGRSIPFWEFVYPILLSDFDLTDKELPFKELYQYINSTEKTKVRVEADQVTYNLHIILRFEIERDLINGKIQVKDLPEIWNAKMKESFSLSIENDAEGVLQDIHWSMGAFGYFPTYTLGNIFSSQFFKKFTEEYPDSHNKFSTKGDFSDLLNWLRKNIHSKGKIYDVDTLMRDVTGESANSKYLISYLNGKIEEVTK, from the coding sequence ATGGCCCTGCCCCAAGCACTCGAAAATTACCGCAAACAATATCGAAAAATCAAATTATTCCAAGACATAGCCTCTGTCCTACATTGGGACTCTGAGGTAATGATGCCTGAAGAGGGAAGGGAATACCGGTCCTCACAAATTGCCGCTGTGGCAGAGCTCACCCATGACTGGATGACAGACAAGTCTTTTCTAAAGCAAATTGAGGATGCCAAAAAATCGATAGGCGAACTCCCCGAACAAGACCGCTTGGTTTGGAATCGTGAGTTGGAAGTTCTTATGGAAGAGAAAGAGAAAGCAGATAAATTGCCTTCTGAATTTGTTTCCGAATATGCAAAAGTCACTAACTTAGCACATGCTGAATGGGCAAGTGCCAAAAAAGACAAAAACTTCCAATCCTTTGCAAATCGATTAGAGGAGTTAGTTCAATTATCAAAAAAACAGGCAGATTACTTTGGTTATACGACAGAACCTTACGATGCCTTGCTCGACAGTTATGAAAAAGGAGCCAAAGCCGCTCAAATTCAGATTTTATTTTCTGATTTGAAAAAGTCACTCGTTCCAATCGTCGCCAACGCACCTAAATTCAAAAATCCATTTCCTGGACCCGTATCCATTGACAAACAAACAAAATTTTGCAATCGATTGCCATCTCTTCTTGGATTAACAACCAAAGAATCTAGATTGGATACAAGTAACCATCCGTTTTCAACAAGTCTGGGTAAAGGTGATAAACGAATCACAACTCGCTATTCTGAACAAGATCCCCTTTCTTCCATCTTTGGTGTGTTACACGAAACTGGCCATTCATTATATGAATCTGGATTATCGGCAATGCCAGACTGGCCTACCCCTTTAACGGAGTTTTTAAGTTTAGGAATTCATGAATCACAAAGCCGATTGTGGGAAAATCAAGTGGGACGTTCCATACCATTTTGGGAATTTGTTTACCCTATTTTGTTATCTGACTTTGATTTAACGGATAAAGAACTTCCATTTAAAGAGTTATATCAATACATCAATAGTACAGAAAAAACAAAAGTAAGAGTGGAAGCAGACCAAGTTACTTACAACCTCCATATCATTTTACGTTTTGAAATTGAAAGAGACCTCATCAATGGAAAAATTCAAGTAAAGGATCTACCAGAGATTTGGAATGCAAAAATGAAGGAAAGTTTTAGCCTTTCCATAGAAAATGATGCAGAAGGTGTTTTACAGGACATCCATTGGTCTATGGGTGCTTTCGGATATTTTCCAACTTATACATTGGGAAATATTTTTAGCTCACAGTTTTTCAAAAAATTCACAGAAGAATATCCTGATTCGCATAACAAATTTTCTACGAAAGGTGATTTTTCTGATCTTCTAAATTGGCTCAGAAAAAATATTCACTCTAAAGGTAAAATTTATGATGTAGATACACTCATGCGAGATGTGACAGGTGAATCTGCTAATTCCAAATATTTAATTTCTTATTTAAATGGAAAAATTGAAGAAGTAACGAAATAG
- a CDS encoding SMP-30/gluconolactonase/LRE family protein yields the protein MKLHSIFIISLIFVSCNTGNIKIGKAYQLGNVPESVLKVSKPDPFLNHLITTMPELPGHDDLIFDNKNQIAFASGMDGWIWKLDFKSNTALAWVKPPVNPAGLQFSNKNNESILVCASKLGGVSYDKTKQVGLYEVNIKSKTVVPILLTLPKTNQEDFELVYPESKRPTFALKNLNEANSRPFSLCNDLAVSSDGNRIYLSEPFERADAAMGSGAVPEAIGLYPHGKLWMFDRKQNTVSLVMSGFTFVDGIIIADHTNSKEESVIITETTKFRIIKANISGKQEGTFEVLLENLPGLADGLERDNKGRIWVGIIKPRSGLVNLIHNNPWLKPLLLSLPQRILPIAKKTGILVLNANGKTPLYYSMHDGSKIKDISVAVPNLDSVYFPSFDISSRGLYTLPLSSIPLGDNSNE from the coding sequence ATGAAGTTACATTCAATATTTATAATCTCACTAATATTCGTTTCTTGTAATACAGGAAACATTAAAATCGGAAAGGCCTACCAACTGGGAAATGTTCCTGAATCAGTATTAAAAGTAAGTAAACCAGATCCTTTTTTAAATCATTTAATTACAACTATGCCCGAATTACCTGGGCACGATGACTTAATTTTTGACAATAAAAATCAAATTGCTTTTGCCTCTGGAATGGATGGTTGGATTTGGAAATTAGATTTTAAATCTAATACAGCATTAGCTTGGGTAAAACCTCCAGTAAATCCGGCCGGGTTACAGTTTTCAAACAAAAATAACGAATCAATTTTAGTATGCGCATCCAAACTCGGAGGTGTGAGTTATGATAAAACAAAACAAGTTGGGTTATATGAAGTAAATATTAAATCGAAAACAGTAGTTCCGATTTTATTAACATTACCTAAAACTAATCAGGAAGATTTTGAATTGGTTTATCCAGAATCAAAACGTCCTACTTTTGCATTAAAGAATTTAAATGAGGCAAACTCACGCCCCTTTTCATTGTGTAATGATCTCGCGGTTTCTTCAGATGGAAATAGAATTTATCTCTCAGAACCTTTTGAAAGAGCAGATGCGGCTATGGGAAGTGGAGCTGTTCCAGAAGCAATAGGACTTTATCCTCATGGTAAACTTTGGATGTTTGATAGAAAACAAAATACCGTATCTTTAGTTATGAGTGGGTTTACTTTTGTTGATGGAATCATCATTGCAGACCATACTAATTCAAAAGAGGAATCTGTAATCATTACTGAAACTACCAAGTTTAGAATCATCAAAGCAAATATCAGTGGCAAACAGGAAGGTACTTTTGAAGTTCTATTAGAAAATCTTCCAGGACTTGCTGATGGATTAGAACGAGATAATAAAGGAAGAATTTGGGTCGGCATCATTAAACCTAGATCTGGTCTTGTCAATTTGATTCATAACAATCCTTGGTTAAAACCACTGTTACTATCTCTTCCACAGAGAATTTTGCCTATTGCCAAAAAAACGGGAATCCTTGTTTTGAATGCCAATGGAAAAACTCCCTTATACTACTCGATGCATGATGGATCAAAAATAAAAGATATCTCTGTAGCAGTTCCAAACTTAGACTCTGTTTATTTTCCTTCCTTTGACATATCCTCAAGAGGTTTGTATACCTTACCTTTGTCTAGTATTCCGTTAGGTGACAATTCTAATGAATAA
- a CDS encoding M24 family metallopeptidase — protein MPLATERGLLSKLSSKFSKLKSESIKIPSVEEKSGFQKAQKLAYECVTTIEKEMKPGWTEKQTAKRMDEFLRDHGVKVFLHRPFAWFGEHARFDGYKRFTQFHPGKKKLIEEESFILDVSPVVDGYIGDIGYSSSLIKNTELDKGMEYLLHLREEIPKYFNSKMTSSEIWWKIDSDAKKSGFDNIHSLYPFAVLGHRVYKVNLPNISFPLLPISFASWFSLQGSYEFLSHKVLPELLTPDHEGNKVGLWAIEPHLGRGKTGFKFEEILVVEEDKAYWLDDDVPHVKKHQTKKAI, from the coding sequence ATGCCCCTAGCCACTGAAAGAGGATTGTTATCTAAGTTATCCTCAAAATTTTCAAAATTAAAATCGGAATCGATCAAAATTCCATCCGTGGAAGAAAAATCAGGATTTCAAAAAGCTCAAAAATTAGCCTATGAATGTGTTACTACCATTGAAAAGGAAATGAAACCTGGTTGGACCGAAAAGCAAACCGCCAAACGTATGGATGAGTTTCTGCGCGATCATGGAGTCAAAGTTTTTTTGCATAGGCCCTTTGCTTGGTTTGGTGAACATGCTAGGTTTGATGGTTACAAACGGTTCACTCAATTTCATCCAGGTAAAAAAAAGTTAATAGAAGAAGAATCCTTTATACTAGATGTATCGCCTGTTGTAGATGGTTACATTGGTGATATCGGTTACTCTTCTTCATTAATCAAAAATACAGAACTCGATAAAGGTATGGAATACTTGTTACACCTTCGAGAGGAAATCCCAAAATACTTTAATTCAAAAATGACTTCTTCAGAAATTTGGTGGAAAATAGATTCAGATGCCAAAAAATCCGGATTTGACAACATACACTCGTTATATCCTTTTGCCGTTCTTGGTCACCGTGTATATAAAGTAAACCTTCCTAACATTTCGTTCCCATTATTACCTATAAGTTTTGCTAGTTGGTTTAGTTTACAAGGATCTTATGAATTTTTATCTCACAAGGTATTACCTGAATTATTAACACCTGATCATGAAGGAAACAAAGTCGGATTATGGGCCATTGAACCACATCTTGGTCGGGGGAAAACTGGATTTAAGTTTGAAGAGATACTAGTAGTAGAAGAGGACAAAGCATATTGGTTAGACGATGATGTTCCTCATGTAAAAAAGCACCAAACAAAAAAGGCAATTTAA
- a CDS encoding helix-turn-helix transcriptional regulator: MFATNNMQTDFHSHYAATLAVSLEKNITIETNLGKEEYRVALVGPNTYHRTISPGVEMVALLIDPETYEFGSISQSVASGEVKRLEVQKFLPLIHSLWSLYYGDLEDSEATQLQLNLLRTVYPFEKLNPTMDPRIETIAKRIRLEIPNSIRMKEIGKDFSISEDRLIRLFKENLGIPLRRYLLWVRILRAVKELKAGKNLTEAAHEAGFSDSAHFSRTFKENFGFIPSLFFGHLKTAEVRFCEPEENY, translated from the coding sequence ATGTTTGCAACTAACAATATGCAGACAGATTTTCATTCGCATTATGCAGCTACACTTGCTGTTTCCTTAGAAAAAAATATTACAATCGAAACTAATTTAGGTAAGGAAGAATATAGAGTCGCACTTGTAGGTCCAAATACTTATCATCGCACGATTTCACCTGGAGTAGAAATGGTGGCACTCCTGATCGATCCAGAAACTTATGAGTTTGGATCCATTTCCCAATCAGTAGCATCTGGCGAAGTGAAAAGGTTAGAGGTGCAAAAATTTTTACCTTTAATTCACTCTCTTTGGTCATTGTATTATGGAGACCTAGAAGATAGTGAAGCGACTCAACTTCAATTAAATTTGCTTCGAACGGTTTATCCTTTTGAAAAATTAAATCCTACTATGGATCCAAGAATTGAAACAATTGCAAAAAGAATTCGATTGGAAATTCCGAATAGCATTCGAATGAAAGAAATAGGTAAAGATTTTTCAATTTCAGAAGATAGATTGATACGTTTGTTCAAAGAGAATCTTGGAATTCCGTTACGAAGATATCTGTTATGGGTTCGTATATTACGAGCAGTCAAAGAATTGAAAGCAGGAAAAAATCTCACCGAAGCTGCACATGAAGCAGGTTTTTCCGACTCTGCACATTTTTCGAGGACATTCAAAGAAAATTTCGGATTTATTCCATCGTTATTTTTTGGACATTTAAAAACTGCGGAAGTTCGATTTTGCGAACCTGAAGAAAATTACTAA